One genomic segment of Streptomyces sp. TLI_146 includes these proteins:
- a CDS encoding protein kinase: MSQDGAQGRYAGGSIAGGRYQLRDLLGEGGMASVYLAYDAALDRQVAIKTLHSELGREQSFRERFRREAQAVAKLQHTNIVSVFDTGEDELGGAMMPYIVMEYVEGQPLGSVLHTDIQQYGAMPADKALKMTADVLAALEVSHEMGLVHRDIKPGNVMVTKRGVVKVMDFGIARAMQSGVTSMTQTGMVVGTPQYLSPEQALGRGVDARSDLYSVGIMLFQLLTGRIPFDADSPLAIAYAHVQEEPVAPSTVNRSIPPAVDALVARALKKNPNERFPSAAAMRDEIARISASGQTGAAPVITGGGPVASGQGVGSTVFPPLDPSAQQGYQGSVQTPYQASPYGPPTPAPTPQPSYGYPQQQMQPQTPMPAQHTPPPYTIAPSAPTGGGSSSRSSKKNTPVIVGAVAVAVLAVGGLVTALVMNGDDSGSDGDKKTSGENVAGHKGPERSRTLDTTKCTSPSKSALDPSKVQAPDFTYKDILSVKSCIQAAGWKVNTESVDNGQWGQDTVVTQFPAAGVDVDPKEAQFTLTLSTGNPPQQ; the protein is encoded by the coding sequence ATGAGCCAGGACGGCGCACAGGGCCGCTATGCGGGCGGGTCCATCGCGGGCGGGCGCTATCAGCTGCGCGACCTCCTCGGCGAAGGCGGCATGGCCTCGGTCTACCTGGCGTACGACGCCGCCCTGGACCGCCAGGTGGCGATCAAGACCCTGCACTCCGAACTCGGCCGGGAACAGTCCTTCCGCGAGCGCTTCCGCCGCGAGGCCCAGGCCGTCGCCAAGCTCCAGCACACCAACATCGTGTCGGTCTTCGACACCGGTGAGGACGAGCTGGGCGGCGCGATGATGCCGTACATCGTCATGGAGTACGTGGAGGGCCAGCCGCTCGGCTCGGTGCTGCACACCGACATCCAGCAGTACGGCGCGATGCCCGCCGACAAGGCGCTGAAGATGACCGCCGACGTGCTGGCGGCCCTGGAAGTCAGCCACGAGATGGGCCTGGTCCACCGCGACATCAAGCCCGGCAACGTGATGGTGACCAAGCGCGGCGTCGTCAAGGTCATGGACTTCGGCATCGCGCGCGCCATGCAGTCCGGCGTCACCTCGATGACCCAGACCGGCATGGTCGTCGGCACCCCGCAGTACCTCTCGCCCGAGCAGGCCCTTGGCCGGGGCGTCGACGCCCGCTCCGACCTGTACTCGGTCGGCATCATGCTCTTCCAGCTACTCACCGGCCGGATCCCGTTCGACGCCGACTCGCCGCTCGCCATCGCGTACGCGCACGTGCAGGAGGAGCCGGTCGCGCCCTCCACGGTCAACCGGTCCATCCCGCCGGCCGTGGACGCGCTGGTGGCCCGCGCGCTGAAGAAGAACCCGAACGAGCGCTTCCCGAGCGCGGCCGCGATGCGCGACGAGATCGCCCGCATCTCCGCCAGCGGCCAGACCGGCGCGGCCCCGGTGATCACCGGCGGCGGCCCGGTCGCCAGCGGCCAGGGCGTCGGCTCGACGGTCTTCCCGCCGCTGGACCCCTCGGCCCAGCAGGGCTACCAGGGCAGCGTCCAGACGCCGTACCAGGCGAGCCCGTACGGCCCGCCGACGCCGGCCCCCACGCCGCAGCCCTCGTACGGCTACCCGCAGCAGCAGATGCAGCCGCAGACCCCGATGCCCGCGCAGCACACCCCGCCGCCGTACACGATCGCTCCGAGCGCCCCGACCGGCGGCGGTTCTTCTTCGCGTTCCTCGAAGAAGAACACCCCTGTGATCGTCGGCGCGGTCGCGGTGGCGGTCCTGGCGGTCGGCGGCCTGGTCACCGCGCTGGTGATGAACGGCGACGACTCGGGCTCGGACGGCGACAAGAAGACCTCCGGCGAGAACGTCGCGGGCCACAAGGGTCCGGAGCGCAGCCGCACGCTGGACACGACCAAGTGCACCAGCCCGTCGAAGTCCGCCCTCGACCCGTCGAAGGTCCAGGCGCCCGACTTCACCTACAAGGACATCCTGTCGGTGAAGTCGTGCATCCAGGCCGCGGGCTGGAAGGTCAACACCGAGTCCGTGGACAACGGGCAGTGGGGCCAGGACACGGTGGTGACGCAGTTCCCGGCGGCGGGCGTCGACGTGGACCCGAAGGAAGCCCAGTTCACCCTGACGCTGTCGACGGGCAACCCGCCGCAGCAGTAG
- a CDS encoding DUF6457 domain-containing protein, translating into MTTPYDAIVLAGGAARRLGGADKPGVRVGGRALLDRVLAACTGAGVTVVVGGRRTTARPVVWTREEPAGGGPLAALDAGLRLTTAPSVLALSADLPFLGETTVTGLLDTLGTGGREGVLCVDESGRAQPLVAVYRAEPLRRELALLAAEHGGLGGLPLRLLTRELDLVHLPAPQPLASFDCDTWEDIAAARARIREHGNVLDEWITAVKDELGIDLDVDTGVLLDLARDAAHGVARPAAPLTTFLVGYAAAKAGGTGADVAEAARKAAALADRWAAEKDELTP; encoded by the coding sequence ATGACGACCCCCTATGACGCCATCGTGCTCGCCGGAGGGGCCGCGCGGCGGCTCGGCGGGGCGGACAAGCCAGGGGTGCGGGTGGGGGGCAGGGCGCTGCTCGACCGGGTGCTCGCCGCCTGCACCGGGGCCGGAGTCACCGTGGTGGTCGGAGGGCGCCGGACCACCGCGCGGCCCGTGGTGTGGACGCGGGAGGAGCCGGCCGGCGGCGGGCCCCTCGCCGCGCTCGACGCGGGACTCAGGCTGACCACCGCCCCCTCGGTGCTCGCGCTCTCCGCCGACCTGCCCTTCCTGGGCGAGACCACCGTCACGGGCCTCCTCGACACGCTCGGCACCGGCGGGCGCGAGGGCGTCCTGTGCGTTGACGAGAGCGGGCGGGCGCAACCGCTCGTCGCCGTCTACCGGGCCGAGCCGCTCCGCCGTGAACTCGCCCTCCTCGCAGCCGAGCACGGGGGCCTCGGCGGGCTCCCCCTGCGCCTGCTGACCCGGGAACTCGACCTCGTCCACCTCCCCGCCCCCCAGCCCCTCGCCTCGTTCGACTGCGACACCTGGGAGGACATCGCGGCGGCCCGGGCCCGGATCAGGGAGCATGGGAACGTGCTGGACGAATGGATCACCGCAGTCAAGGACGAACTCGGCATCGACCTGGACGTCGACACCGGCGTGCTGCTCGACCTGGCCAGGGACGCCGCCCACGGCGTGGCCCGGCCCGCCGCGCCGCTCACGACCTTCCTGGTCGGCTACGCGGCCGCCAAGGCGGGCGGGACGGGCGCCGACGTCGCCGAGGCGGCCCGCAAGGCCGCCGCCCTCGCCGACCGGTGGGCCGCCGAGAAGGACGAGCTCACCCCGTGA
- a CDS encoding bacterial proteasome activator family protein, with product MEMPRNEQSPDSPHILVVGQDGMAIGGGDDESREVPVTEMVEQPAKVMRIGSMIKQLLEEVRAAPLDEASRVRLKDIHASSVKELEDGLAPELVEELERLSLPFTDEAIPSEAELRIAQAQLVGWLEGLFHGIQTALFAQQMAARAQLEQMRRALPPGAPHDDEDGPGVRSGPYL from the coding sequence ATGGAGATGCCGAGGAACGAACAGTCGCCGGACAGCCCCCACATCCTGGTCGTCGGACAGGACGGCATGGCGATCGGCGGCGGTGACGACGAGTCGCGCGAGGTCCCGGTGACGGAGATGGTCGAACAGCCCGCCAAGGTCATGCGCATCGGCAGCATGATCAAACAGCTTCTGGAAGAAGTACGCGCGGCTCCTCTGGACGAGGCGAGCCGCGTACGCCTGAAGGACATCCACGCCTCCTCGGTCAAGGAACTGGAGGACGGCCTGGCTCCCGAGCTGGTGGAGGAGCTGGAGCGCCTGTCCCTCCCCTTCACGGACGAGGCGATCCCCTCCGAGGCGGAACTCCGCATCGCCCAGGCCCAGTTGGTGGGCTGGCTGGAAGGCCTCTTCCACGGCATCCAGACGGCCCTGTTCGCCCAGCAGATGGCAGCCCGAGCCCAACTGGAACAAATGCGCCGCGCCCTCCCCCCCGGCGCCCCGCACGACGACGAGGACGGACCGGGGGTGCGGTCGGGGCCGTACTTGTAG
- a CDS encoding molybdopterin molybdotransferase MoeA, giving the protein MTGAEPFVSPVDDGVEEALALVSAPVPAPAPGPAPGPRPHHRAAPWHRARDIAVAAGRAAPRRSHRVPLAQALGETLAVPLAALTDLPSFDTSAMDGWVVAGPGPWRIRGAADGILAGRAAPVPLADGEAVRIATGARIPAEATAVLRSEHARADEAKGLLHAEREVVNGQDIRPRGQECRSGDQLLPAATLVTPAVLGLAAAAGYDELATVPRPRVEIFVLGDELLAEGLPHEGLIRDALGPMLGPWLRMLGAEVVATRRLKDDAEALFAAVTGSEADLVMTTGGTAAGPVDHVHPVLRTMGAELLVDGVAVRPGHPMLLARIAAGKHLVGLPGNPLAAVSALLTLAEPLLRELAGRAGGAGATGPYTAALRDEVHGHPYDTRLVPVVHRGDRVVPLHYNGPAMLRGIAAADGLAVVPPGGVRAGQEVEVLDLPWGQLGAGEGCFT; this is encoded by the coding sequence GTGACCGGCGCCGAGCCGTTCGTGTCGCCCGTCGACGACGGGGTGGAGGAGGCGCTGGCCCTCGTGAGTGCTCCGGTCCCCGCCCCAGCCCCTGGCCCCGCGCCGGGGCCCCGCCCCCACCACCGCGCCGCCCCCTGGCACCGGGCCAGGGACATCGCCGTCGCGGCCGGGCGGGCGGCGCCCCGCCGCAGCCACCGGGTGCCGCTGGCCCAGGCCCTCGGCGAGACCCTCGCCGTCCCCCTCGCCGCTCTCACCGATCTGCCGTCCTTCGACACCTCCGCCATGGACGGCTGGGTCGTCGCGGGCCCCGGGCCCTGGCGGATCCGGGGCGCGGCCGACGGCATCCTTGCCGGGCGCGCCGCACCCGTTCCCCTCGCGGACGGCGAGGCCGTACGGATCGCCACCGGGGCGCGTATCCCCGCCGAGGCGACCGCCGTCCTGCGCAGCGAGCACGCCCGCGCGGACGAGGCGAAGGGGCTGCTCCATGCCGAGCGGGAGGTCGTCAACGGGCAGGACATCCGCCCGCGCGGGCAGGAGTGCCGTTCCGGCGACCAGCTGCTGCCGGCCGCCACGCTGGTCACCCCGGCCGTCCTGGGGCTTGCGGCGGCCGCCGGGTACGACGAGCTGGCCACCGTGCCACGGCCCCGCGTCGAGATCTTCGTCCTCGGCGACGAGCTGCTGGCCGAGGGGCTGCCGCACGAGGGGCTGATCCGGGACGCGCTCGGCCCGATGCTGGGGCCCTGGCTGCGCATGCTCGGCGCGGAGGTCGTCGCCACGCGGCGGCTCAAGGACGACGCCGAGGCGCTGTTCGCGGCCGTGACCGGGTCGGAGGCCGACCTGGTGATGACGACCGGCGGTACGGCGGCCGGGCCCGTCGACCATGTGCACCCTGTGCTGCGGACGATGGGCGCCGAGCTGCTGGTGGACGGGGTCGCCGTCCGCCCCGGGCATCCGATGCTGCTGGCCCGGATCGCCGCCGGGAAGCACCTGGTGGGCCTGCCGGGCAACCCGCTCGCGGCCGTCTCGGCCCTGCTCACACTCGCCGAGCCGCTGCTGCGGGAGCTCGCGGGGCGGGCGGGCGGCGCCGGGGCCACCGGCCCGTACACGGCCGCGCTGCGCGACGAGGTGCACGGGCATCCGTACGACACCCGGCTCGTGCCCGTGGTGCACCGGGGCGATCGGGTCGTGCCGCTGCACTACAACGGCCCGGCGATGCTGCGGGGGATCGCGGCGGCGGACGGGCTGGCGGTGGTACCGCCCGGCGGGGTACGGGCCGGTCAGGAGGTCGAGGTACTGGACCTTCCGTGGGGGCAACTGGGGGCGGGCGAAGGGTGTTTCACGTGA
- a CDS encoding dihydrolipoamide acetyltransferase family protein: protein MPKVLEFKLPDLGEGLTEAEIVRWLVAVGDVVAIDQPVVEVETAKAMVEVPCPYGGVVTARFGEEGTELPVGAPLLTVAVGAPEAADAESSEYSGNVLVGYGTGEAVRRRRRVRPAPVGAAPAAPVTPSGPPAGAAPGHARAAAATATGGSAPAAASDGPVAVISPLVRKLARENGVDLRGLTGSGPHGLILRSDVESALRAEAEPTAAAGPAPVAAGAATAGTRIPLRGIRGAVADKLSRSRTEIPDATCWVDADATELMAARAAMNAVGGPKISVLALLARICTAALDRYPELNSTVDTAAREIVRLPAVHLGFAAQTERGLVVPVVRDAQARSATSLSEEFARLTEAARAGTLTPGDLTGGTFTLNNYGVFGVDGSTPIINHPEAAMLGVGRIVPKPWVHQGELAVRQVVQLSLTFDHRVCDGGTAGGFLRYVADCVEQPAVLLRSL from the coding sequence ATGCCCAAGGTCCTGGAATTCAAGCTGCCGGACCTCGGCGAGGGCCTCACCGAGGCGGAGATCGTGCGCTGGCTGGTGGCGGTGGGCGACGTCGTGGCGATCGACCAGCCGGTGGTCGAGGTCGAGACCGCCAAGGCGATGGTGGAGGTGCCCTGCCCCTACGGGGGCGTGGTGACGGCGCGGTTCGGCGAGGAGGGCACGGAACTGCCGGTCGGCGCCCCCCTGCTGACCGTCGCCGTGGGCGCGCCCGAGGCGGCCGACGCCGAGTCCTCGGAGTACTCCGGCAATGTGCTGGTCGGCTACGGGACGGGCGAGGCCGTGCGGCGGCGGCGCCGGGTGCGCCCGGCGCCGGTGGGCGCAGCACCCGCCGCGCCGGTGACGCCGTCCGGGCCTCCGGCGGGCGCAGCCCCCGGCCACGCGCGCGCAGCCGCCGCGACGGCCACGGGCGGGTCCGCGCCCGCCGCGGCGTCCGATGGCCCCGTGGCCGTCATCTCACCGCTCGTACGCAAGCTGGCCCGTGAGAACGGGGTGGACCTGCGCGGGCTGACCGGTTCCGGGCCCCATGGGCTGATCCTGCGCTCCGACGTGGAGTCGGCACTGCGGGCCGAGGCCGAGCCCACGGCGGCGGCCGGGCCCGCGCCGGTGGCAGCCGGTGCCGCCACCGCCGGGACGCGGATACCGCTGCGCGGGATACGGGGCGCGGTCGCCGACAAGCTGTCGCGCAGCCGGACCGAGATCCCCGACGCCACGTGCTGGGTCGACGCGGACGCCACCGAACTCATGGCGGCGCGGGCCGCGATGAACGCGGTGGGCGGCCCGAAGATCTCCGTGCTGGCCCTGCTGGCACGGATCTGCACGGCCGCCCTCGACCGCTACCCCGAGCTCAACTCGACGGTGGACACGGCGGCGCGGGAGATCGTGCGGCTGCCCGCCGTGCACCTGGGCTTCGCCGCCCAGACCGAGCGGGGCCTGGTCGTGCCGGTCGTCCGGGACGCGCAGGCGCGCAGCGCGACGTCGCTCAGCGAGGAGTTCGCGCGGCTGACCGAGGCGGCCCGGGCGGGCACGCTGACACCCGGCGACCTGACCGGCGGCACCTTCACGCTGAACAACTACGGGGTGTTCGGGGTGGACGGATCCACACCGATCATCAACCACCCCGAGGCGGCCATGCTCGGAGTGGGCCGCATCGTCCCCAAGCCGTGGGTGCACCAGGGCGAGCTGGCGGTACGTCAGGTCGTCCAGCTGTCGCTGACGTTCGACCACCGGGTGTGCGACGGCGGCACGGCGGGCGGCTTCCTGCGGTACGTGGCGGACTGCGTGGAGCAGCCGGCGGTGCTGCTGCGGTCGCTGTAG
- a CDS encoding alpha-ketoacid dehydrogenase subunit beta has product MTTVAAKPATMAQALQRAMRDAMAEDPTVHVLGEDVGTLGGVFRITDGLAKEFGEDRCTDTPLAEAGILGTAVGMAMYGLRPVVEMQFDAFAYPAFEQLISHVSRMRNRTAGSMGMPLVVRVPYGGGIGGVEHHSDSSEAYYMATPGLHVVTPATVEDAYGLLRAAIASDDPVVFLEPKRLYWSKAEWSPDAPTEVAPIGKAVVRRPGRSATLITYGPSVPVCLEAAEAATAEGWDLEVVDLRSLVPFDDETVCASVRRTGRAVVVHESTGFGGPGGEIAARVTERCFHHLEAPVLRVAGFDIPYPPPMLEKHHLPGVDRVLDAVARLQWEAES; this is encoded by the coding sequence ATGACCACGGTCGCGGCGAAGCCCGCCACCATGGCGCAGGCGCTGCAGCGCGCCATGCGCGACGCGATGGCCGAGGACCCCACTGTCCATGTCCTCGGAGAGGACGTGGGCACGCTCGGCGGGGTCTTCCGGATCACCGACGGGCTCGCCAAGGAGTTCGGCGAGGACCGCTGCACCGACACCCCGCTCGCCGAGGCCGGGATCCTCGGCACGGCGGTCGGCATGGCGATGTACGGGCTGCGGCCCGTGGTGGAGATGCAGTTCGACGCGTTCGCCTACCCGGCGTTCGAGCAGCTGATCAGCCATGTCTCCCGGATGCGCAACCGCACGGCCGGCTCCATGGGCATGCCGCTCGTGGTGCGGGTGCCGTACGGGGGCGGGATCGGCGGGGTGGAGCACCACAGCGACTCCTCCGAGGCGTACTACATGGCGACCCCGGGGCTGCACGTGGTGACGCCCGCCACCGTCGAGGACGCGTACGGGCTGCTGCGCGCGGCCATCGCCTCCGACGACCCGGTCGTCTTCCTGGAGCCCAAGCGGCTCTACTGGTCGAAGGCCGAGTGGTCGCCGGACGCGCCCACCGAGGTGGCTCCGATCGGCAAGGCGGTCGTCCGCCGCCCCGGCCGCAGCGCCACCCTGATCACCTACGGCCCCTCCGTCCCGGTCTGCCTGGAGGCGGCCGAGGCGGCCACGGCCGAGGGCTGGGACCTGGAGGTCGTCGACCTGCGCTCCCTCGTGCCCTTCGACGACGAGACGGTGTGCGCCTCGGTGCGGCGTACGGGCCGGGCGGTCGTCGTCCACGAGTCGACCGGGTTCGGCGGACCCGGCGGCGAGATAGCGGCCCGGGTCACCGAGCGCTGCTTCCACCACCTGGAGGCGCCGGTGCTGCGCGTCGCCGGGTTCGACATCCCGTACCCGCCGCCGATGCTGGAGAAGCACCACCTGCCGGGCGTGGACCGGGTCCTGGACGCGGTGGCGCGGCTGCAGTGGGAGGCGGAGAGCTGA
- a CDS encoding protein kinase translates to MAPEPEGNGAGMPDAQDHESWVGGLVGDGRYRLTHRLGRGGMAEVFAAEDVRLGRTVAVKLLRPDLAEDPVSKARFTREAQSVAGLNHHAVVAVYDSGEDVVGGQTVPYIVMELVEGRTIRDLLVQADAPPPEQALIIVSGVLEALAYSHQHGIVHRDIKPANVIITHTGAVKVMDFGIARALHGAQSTMTQTGMVMGTPQYLSPEQALGKAVDHRSDLYATGCLLYELLALRPPFTGETPLSVVYQHVQDTPIPPSQTSDVAPPELDGLVMRSLAKDPDDRFQSAEEMRGLVQYGLQMLQAQGGHTGTWNTGPVEVMHEGSHTPAMGMTAPTSAMGHPVHGETSQFRGPILPPMNPDDGGYDGGYGSGGYNNGGYNGNGRRSGGGRGKVVLFVVLAIIAIAAGVAFAIKAADKKDGGHTPKKPPISHSPSSSDESKTSPSPDDQATRGQDQTSTTGGDNPQPYTPSPRHSKKRSPSPGTDQGTTSGTNQGTTSGTDQGTTTGTDQGTTTGTDQGTTTGTTSGTDQGTTTGTDQGTTTGTSTGTTQGTSTGTTTGTSTGTNQGTTTGTTAGQSAGGSTPKTP, encoded by the coding sequence ATGGCACCCGAACCCGAGGGAAACGGCGCCGGGATGCCCGATGCGCAGGACCACGAGTCGTGGGTCGGCGGACTGGTCGGTGACGGCCGCTACCGGCTGACGCACCGGCTGGGCCGGGGCGGCATGGCGGAGGTCTTCGCGGCGGAGGACGTACGCCTGGGCCGTACCGTCGCGGTGAAGCTGCTGCGCCCCGATCTCGCCGAGGACCCGGTCTCCAAGGCCCGCTTCACGCGCGAGGCGCAGTCGGTGGCCGGGCTCAACCACCACGCGGTGGTGGCGGTGTACGACTCGGGCGAGGACGTGGTGGGCGGCCAGACCGTCCCGTACATCGTGATGGAGCTGGTCGAGGGCCGCACCATCCGCGACCTGCTGGTCCAGGCGGACGCACCGCCGCCGGAGCAGGCGCTGATCATCGTCTCCGGCGTCCTGGAGGCGCTGGCGTACTCGCACCAGCACGGCATCGTGCACCGCGACATCAAGCCCGCCAACGTGATCATCACGCACACCGGTGCCGTGAAGGTGATGGACTTCGGCATCGCGCGCGCCCTGCACGGCGCGCAGTCGACGATGACGCAGACCGGCATGGTCATGGGCACGCCGCAGTACCTCTCGCCGGAGCAGGCGCTCGGCAAGGCCGTCGACCACCGCTCCGACCTGTACGCGACGGGCTGCCTGCTGTACGAACTGCTCGCGCTGCGCCCGCCCTTCACCGGTGAGACACCGTTGTCAGTGGTGTACCAGCACGTGCAGGACACCCCGATTCCGCCGTCCCAGACATCGGATGTGGCGCCGCCGGAACTCGACGGCCTCGTCATGCGTTCTCTCGCCAAGGACCCGGACGACCGTTTCCAGTCCGCCGAGGAGATGCGCGGCCTGGTCCAGTACGGACTGCAGATGCTCCAGGCGCAGGGCGGCCACACCGGCACCTGGAACACCGGTCCGGTCGAGGTCATGCACGAGGGCTCCCACACCCCCGCCATGGGTATGACCGCGCCGACCAGCGCCATGGGCCACCCCGTGCACGGGGAGACCTCGCAGTTCCGCGGTCCGATCCTGCCGCCGATGAACCCGGACGACGGCGGATACGACGGGGGTTACGGCTCGGGCGGCTACAACAACGGCGGCTACAACGGCAACGGCCGCCGCTCCGGCGGCGGCCGGGGCAAGGTCGTCCTGTTCGTGGTGCTCGCGATCATCGCGATCGCGGCGGGCGTGGCGTTCGCGATCAAGGCGGCGGACAAGAAGGACGGCGGTCACACGCCGAAGAAGCCGCCGATCTCCCACAGTCCGTCGTCGTCCGACGAGTCGAAGACGTCGCCGAGCCCCGACGACCAGGCCACCCGGGGCCAGGACCAGACGTCGACGACCGGCGGCGACAACCCGCAGCCGTACACGCCGTCGCCCAGGCACAGCAAGAAGCGCTCGCCGTCGCCGGGCACCGACCAGGGCACCACGTCCGGGACGAACCAGGGCACGACCTCGGGCACCGACCAGGGGACGACGACCGGTACGGACCAGGGCACGACGACCGGCACGGATCAGGGCACGACCACGGGGACGACCTCCGGGACGGACCAGGGCACGACGACCGGTACCGACCAGGGCACGACCACGGGCACCAGCACCGGTACGACCCAGGGCACCAGCACCGGGACGACCACGGGCACCAGCACGGGGACGAACCAGGGCACGACCACGGGGACGACCGCGGGTCAGAGCGCCGGCGGCAGCACGCCCAAGACGCCCTGA
- a CDS encoding TrkA family potassium uptake protein, with protein MKLPGQDAIARQAGENLVTRRVTLPRRVVDRPLRQVGKRLLMALGVLVLTTFIVWIDRSGYHDNAGGGLDLLDAAYYATVTLSTTGYGDIVPYSDSARLCNILLVTPLRVLFLIILVGTTLEVLTERTREEWRLKRWKANLRDHTVVVGFGTKGRSAIQTLCATGLKKEQVVVVDPSAKVVEAANAEGFVGVIGDATRSDVLLRAEVQKARQVVIATQRDDTAVLVTLTARQLNRGAKIVAAVREEENAPLLRQSGADAVITSASAAGRLLGLSVLSPSAGTVMEDLIQQGSGLDLVERPVKKSEVGLGVRETEDLTVSVLRGHRLLAYDDVRASPLQLTDRLITIVRAGGAASEGAAE; from the coding sequence GTGAAACTGCCCGGCCAAGACGCGATTGCCCGGCAGGCGGGCGAGAATCTGGTTACCCGGCGGGTGACGCTGCCGCGCCGGGTGGTCGACCGGCCGCTGCGGCAGGTCGGCAAGCGGCTGCTGATGGCGCTCGGCGTACTGGTGCTGACCACGTTCATCGTGTGGATCGACCGTTCCGGCTACCACGACAACGCCGGTGGCGGGCTGGATCTGCTGGACGCCGCCTACTACGCCACCGTCACGCTCTCCACGACGGGTTACGGCGACATCGTCCCGTACAGCGACAGCGCCAGGCTCTGCAACATCCTGCTGGTGACGCCGCTGCGTGTGCTCTTTCTGATCATCCTGGTCGGCACGACTCTCGAGGTCCTCACGGAGCGGACCCGGGAGGAGTGGCGGCTCAAACGCTGGAAGGCGAACTTGCGAGACCACACCGTCGTCGTCGGCTTCGGGACGAAGGGCCGTTCGGCGATTCAGACGCTGTGTGCGACCGGGCTGAAGAAGGAGCAGGTCGTGGTCGTCGACCCCAGTGCGAAGGTGGTCGAGGCCGCCAACGCGGAGGGGTTCGTCGGGGTCATCGGGGACGCGACGCGCAGTGATGTGCTGCTCCGGGCCGAGGTGCAGAAGGCCCGGCAGGTCGTGATCGCCACGCAGCGCGACGACACGGCGGTGCTGGTCACGCTGACGGCACGCCAGCTCAATCGGGGGGCGAAGATCGTCGCGGCGGTGCGGGAGGAGGAGAACGCGCCGCTGCTGCGGCAGTCCGGGGCGGACGCGGTGATCACGAGCGCGAGTGCGGCGGGGCGGCTGCTCGGGCTGTCCGTGCTCAGCCCGAGCGCGGGCACGGTGATGGAGGACCTGATCCAGCAGGGCAGCGGGCTCGACCTCGTCGAACGGCCTGTGAAGAAGAGCGAGGTGGGGCTGGGGGTCCGGGAGACCGAGGACCTCACGGTCAGCGTGCTGCGCGGCCATCGGCTGCTCGCCTACGACGACGTGCGGGCAAGCCCGCTTCAGCTGACGGACCGGCTGATCACGATCGTACGGGCGGGCGGGGCGGCCTCGGAGGGTGCGGCGGAGTAG
- a CDS encoding NAD(P)H-quinone oxidoreductase translates to MHAITISEPGGPEALVWAEVPDPVAGEGEVLVEVAAAAVNRADVLQRQGHYEPPPGASPYPGLECSGRIVALGPGVSGWSVGDEVCALLSGGGYAEKVAVPVGQLLPVPEGVELTVAASLPEAVSTVWSNVFMVSHLRPGETLLVHGGASGIGTMAIQLGKAVGARVAVTAGGPEKLARCAELGADVLIDYREQDFVEEVRAATGGAGADVILDIMGAKYLDRNVRALAVNGRLAVIGMQGGVKGELNLGALMAKRGAVTATTLRGRPAAEKAAIVAAVREHVWPLVAAGRVRPVVDRVVGMADAAEGHRVLEAGAHVGKVLLVV, encoded by the coding sequence ATGCATGCGATCACGATTTCTGAGCCGGGTGGTCCCGAAGCGCTGGTCTGGGCCGAGGTGCCCGATCCGGTGGCGGGCGAGGGCGAGGTCCTCGTCGAGGTGGCGGCGGCGGCCGTCAACCGTGCGGATGTGTTGCAGCGGCAGGGGCACTACGAGCCGCCGCCGGGAGCCTCGCCGTATCCGGGCCTTGAGTGCTCCGGGCGGATCGTCGCGCTGGGGCCCGGGGTGTCCGGGTGGTCCGTGGGCGACGAGGTGTGCGCGCTGCTGAGCGGTGGCGGGTACGCGGAGAAGGTGGCGGTGCCGGTGGGGCAGTTGCTGCCGGTGCCGGAGGGGGTGGAGCTGACGGTCGCGGCGTCGCTGCCGGAGGCCGTTTCCACGGTGTGGTCCAACGTGTTCATGGTGTCCCATCTGCGGCCCGGCGAGACGCTGTTGGTGCACGGCGGTGCGAGCGGGATCGGCACGATGGCGATCCAGCTGGGCAAGGCGGTGGGGGCGCGGGTCGCCGTCACGGCGGGTGGGCCCGAGAAGCTGGCGCGGTGCGCGGAGCTGGGGGCGGACGTGCTGATCGACTACCGCGAGCAGGACTTCGTGGAGGAGGTCCGTGCGGCGACCGGTGGGGCGGGGGCGGACGTCATCCTCGACATCATGGGGGCGAAGTACCTCGACCGGAACGTACGGGCGTTGGCGGTCAACGGGCGGCTTGCCGTCATCGGGATGCAGGGCGGGGTGAAGGGTGAGCTCAACCTCGGGGCGCTGATGGCCAAGCGGGGGGCGGTGACGGCGACGACCCTGCGGGGGCGGCCCGCGGCGGAGAAGGCGGCGATCGTGGCGGCGGTTCGGGAGCATGTGTGGCCGCTGGTCGCTGCCGGGCGGGTGCGGCCGGTTGTGGATCGGGTGGTGGGGATGGCTGACGCGGCGGAGGGGCATCGGGTGTTGGAGGCGGGGGCGCACGTGGGGAAGGTTTTGCTGGTGGTTTGA